One genomic segment of Dysosmobacter sp. Marseille-Q4140 includes these proteins:
- a CDS encoding NADH dehydrogenase: MAQGLMLFLILFPMAMAPVVFPLRRRDRGLRDRFIQLVPLAELAAALVLLFLPAAELILPGVCGLGLSFAAGSLGRLLAAVAAALWVGTGAVSPPYFASAEGCNRYYFFWLLTQGALMGVFLAGDLFTLFVFFEMMSFTSYVWVAQNETPQALRAAETYLAVAVIGGMTLLVGLLWLGHLLGSLEFARLPELAAAVAAEDRWELYGAGACCLVGFGAKAGMFPLHIWLPKAHPVAPAPASALLSGILTKSGVFGVLIVSRFLFWADVPWNRVILVLGTVTMALGAVLALFSIDLKRTLACSSMSQIGFILVGVAMQGYLDGENALAAWGTVLHMLNHSLIKLVLFVAAGVVYVNTHTLDLNAIRGWGRNRLWLKGTFFVAAASIAGVPGFSGYVSKTLLHEGIVEYIHLLEHEGLSAAPFQAVEWIFLISGGLTAAYMTKLFVAIFASPRAVGQRIGVREYMSSWTQAVLCCGAAMLLGLGVTPGRTTEPIARWAAAFLAADEGHAVHYFTWVNLKGSCISLGIGAAVYLLVVRQLLMKQEGSERVYVDRWPAWADLEDRVYRPVLRGLAFAGALCARVLASLGDLVVLVGERILFTKAPGIFVPKRNEDFGVYGRKPRRFLVEETFSFDLLLSGLGLVILLIYILI, encoded by the coding sequence ATGGCGCAAGGTTTGATGCTGTTTCTGATCCTGTTCCCCATGGCCATGGCGCCGGTGGTGTTCCCCCTGCGGCGCCGGGACCGGGGCCTGCGGGACCGCTTTATCCAGCTGGTGCCGCTGGCGGAGCTGGCGGCGGCGCTGGTGCTGCTGTTCCTTCCGGCGGCGGAGTTGATCCTGCCGGGTGTCTGCGGCCTGGGGCTGTCCTTCGCCGCCGGGAGTCTGGGACGGCTGCTGGCGGCAGTGGCGGCGGCGCTGTGGGTGGGCACCGGCGCGGTGTCCCCGCCCTATTTTGCCTCCGCCGAGGGCTGCAACCGGTATTATTTCTTCTGGCTGCTGACCCAGGGGGCCCTGATGGGCGTGTTTCTGGCGGGAGATCTCTTTACACTGTTCGTGTTCTTCGAGATGATGTCCTTCACCTCTTACGTGTGGGTGGCGCAGAATGAGACGCCCCAGGCCCTGCGGGCCGCAGAGACGTATCTGGCGGTGGCGGTCATCGGCGGCATGACGCTGCTGGTGGGTCTCTTGTGGCTGGGCCACCTGCTGGGGTCCCTGGAGTTTGCCCGGCTGCCGGAGCTGGCCGCTGCAGTGGCGGCGGAGGACCGGTGGGAGCTCTACGGGGCCGGGGCCTGCTGCCTGGTGGGCTTCGGCGCCAAGGCGGGCATGTTCCCCCTGCACATTTGGCTGCCCAAGGCCCATCCTGTGGCGCCGGCGCCGGCGTCGGCGTTGCTCAGCGGCATCCTGACCAAGAGCGGCGTGTTCGGCGTGCTGATCGTGTCCCGCTTTTTGTTCTGGGCCGACGTGCCGTGGAATAGAGTGATACTGGTCCTGGGGACCGTGACCATGGCCCTGGGGGCCGTGCTGGCGCTGTTTTCCATCGACCTCAAGCGGACCCTGGCCTGCTCCTCCATGTCCCAAATCGGGTTTATCCTGGTGGGCGTGGCCATGCAGGGGTATCTGGACGGGGAGAACGCCCTGGCGGCCTGGGGCACCGTGCTGCACATGCTCAACCACAGCCTCATCAAGCTGGTGCTGTTCGTGGCGGCGGGCGTGGTGTACGTGAATACCCACACCCTGGACCTCAACGCCATCCGGGGCTGGGGCCGCAACCGCCTGTGGCTGAAGGGGACCTTCTTCGTGGCGGCGGCCTCCATCGCCGGTGTGCCGGGCTTTTCCGGCTACGTCAGCAAGACGCTGCTTCACGAGGGCATCGTGGAGTACATCCACCTGCTGGAGCACGAGGGGCTCTCCGCGGCGCCGTTCCAGGCGGTGGAGTGGATCTTCCTGATCTCCGGCGGCCTGACGGCGGCCTACATGACCAAGCTGTTCGTGGCGATCTTTGCCTCCCCCCGGGCGGTGGGACAGCGGATCGGCGTTCGGGAGTATATGTCTTCCTGGACCCAGGCGGTGCTGTGCTGCGGCGCGGCGATGCTGCTGGGGCTTGGCGTGACGCCGGGACGGACCACGGAGCCCATTGCCCGGTGGGCCGCGGCCTTTTTGGCGGCGGACGAGGGCCACGCCGTCCACTACTTCACCTGGGTCAATCTCAAGGGCAGTTGCATCTCCCTGGGGATCGGCGCGGCGGTGTATCTGCTGGTGGTGCGGCAGCTGCTGATGAAGCAGGAGGGCAGCGAGCGGGTCTATGTGGATCGCTGGCCCGCCTGGGCGGATCTGGAGGACCGGGTGTACCGGCCCGTGCTGCGGGGACTGGCCTTTGCCGGAGCCCTGTGCGCCAGGGTACTGGCCTCTTTGGGAGATCTGGTGGTGCTGGTCGGAGAGCGGATCCTCTTCACCAAGGCGCCGGGCATTTTCGTGCCCAAGCGGAACGAGGACTTCGGCGTGTACGGCAGAAAGCCCCGGCGGTTCCTGGTGGAGGAGACCTTCTCCTTCGACCTGCTGCTGTCCGGCCTGGGATTGGTGATCCTGCTGATTTATATTCTGATCTGA
- a CDS encoding proton-conducting membrane transporter, which yields MHRFLTLPILVPMLLGLVLLVAQPKDRRVRSIYVTASALVTSVLSFLCILITYAKGSAALACILVRFSESFSISLRIDGASMVYGAIVSFLWPLVTVYALDYMSHEGHESRFFSFWLMAYGVVLGIAYSEDFLSLYFFYELLTLATLPLVMHAMDEKARYAGRKYIIYSLSGAAFAFIGIVFLLNYGVGHLNFTYGGVLDPARVAGSESTLLVAFVAAFFGFGVKAALFPFHGWLPDASVAPTPVSALLHAVAVVKAGAFAVLRLIYFGFGADFLRGTWAQTVVMTATIITIVYGSARSLRTPHLKRRLAFSTVSNLSYILFALTLMSPAGLVGGMTHMVYHAFTKITMFCCAGAILHQGREYVYELEDFGRVMPVVFGTFTVSSFALIGVPPLGGFAGKWMIAEGAVASVNPLAYAGLGALILSTLLTTLYLITIVARAYFPIGELDRAVLDQVRDPGWAMKVPLLALTASGVLLALCSDLVIGFLQLVGQGVL from the coding sequence ATGCACCGGTTTTTGACGCTGCCTATTCTGGTGCCCATGCTGCTGGGTTTGGTGCTGCTGGTGGCGCAGCCCAAGGACCGCCGGGTCCGAAGCATCTATGTGACGGCCTCCGCCCTGGTCACTTCCGTGCTCTCCTTCCTCTGTATCCTGATCACCTATGCCAAGGGATCTGCCGCCCTGGCCTGTATCCTGGTGCGCTTTTCCGAGAGCTTCTCCATCTCCCTGCGGATCGACGGGGCCTCCATGGTGTACGGGGCCATCGTGTCCTTCCTGTGGCCGCTGGTGACGGTGTACGCATTGGACTACATGTCCCATGAGGGCCATGAGAGCCGCTTTTTCAGCTTTTGGCTCATGGCCTACGGTGTGGTGCTGGGCATCGCCTACTCCGAGGACTTTTTGTCGCTGTACTTCTTCTATGAACTGCTGACCCTGGCCACGCTGCCGCTGGTCATGCACGCCATGGATGAAAAGGCCCGGTACGCCGGGCGCAAATACATCATCTACTCCCTGTCGGGGGCGGCCTTTGCCTTTATCGGCATCGTGTTTTTGCTCAACTACGGCGTGGGGCATCTGAACTTCACCTACGGCGGTGTGCTGGACCCGGCCCGGGTGGCCGGCAGCGAGAGTACGCTGCTGGTGGCCTTTGTGGCGGCCTTCTTCGGCTTCGGCGTCAAGGCGGCGCTGTTCCCCTTTCACGGCTGGCTGCCGGACGCCTCCGTGGCGCCCACGCCGGTCAGCGCCCTGCTCCACGCAGTGGCGGTGGTGAAAGCAGGCGCCTTCGCCGTGCTGCGGCTCATTTACTTCGGCTTCGGGGCGGACTTCCTGCGGGGGACCTGGGCACAGACCGTGGTCATGACCGCCACCATCATTACCATCGTCTACGGCTCTGCCCGGTCGCTGCGGACACCGCACCTGAAGCGGCGGCTGGCCTTTTCTACCGTCAGCAACCTCTCCTATATCCTCTTTGCCCTGACGCTGATGAGTCCGGCGGGGCTGGTGGGCGGCATGACCCACATGGTCTACCACGCCTTCACCAAGATCACCATGTTCTGCTGCGCCGGCGCCATTTTGCACCAGGGGCGGGAGTATGTCTACGAGCTGGAGGATTTCGGCCGGGTGATGCCGGTGGTGTTCGGCACCTTCACGGTGTCCTCCTTCGCTTTGATCGGTGTGCCGCCCCTGGGGGGCTTTGCCGGAAAGTGGATGATTGCCGAGGGGGCGGTGGCCTCCGTCAATCCCCTGGCCTACGCGGGCCTGGGGGCGCTGATCCTGTCCACGCTGCTGACCACGCTGTATCTCATCACCATCGTGGCCCGGGCCTATTTCCCCATCGGGGAGCTGGACCGGGCGGTGCTGGACCAGGTGCGGGACCCGGGCTGGGCCATGAAGGTCCCGCTGCTGGCCCTGACGGCCTCCGGTGTCCTTCTGGCGCTTTGCTCCGACCTGGTCATCGGCTTTTTGCAGCTGGTGGGCCAGGGCGTGCTGTGA
- a CDS encoding proton-conducting membrane transporter, producing the protein MLLLPILVPLIGGIFVFRQKSEQLRDRLALTVILATAVLAAVACLLPERRLVLLTIQGALHLALRTDGLARFFMLLCVCIWVPVLLFAFPYIRHAGRERQFLGFYTMTLGVLMGLAMAANFVTLYMFFEVMSLITVPLVLHTSTAAARRAGFKYLGYSVFGAGMALIGYFFVAYYLAAPDFAAGGVMDPARSAQHRELLLAAYCLMIVGFGAKAGMVPMQAWLPSAHPVAPAPASAVLSGVITKGGVLAVIRVTYYMFGPEFLRGSWPQYVLLTLALTTVFVGSMLAYREKQLKRRLAYSTVSQVSYVLFGLLLLTPAGVQAAMTQMIFHAVAKDALFLAAGAIIFSTNYTRVDQLRGIGKRMPVSMWCFTLAALSLIGIPPMAGFVSKWYLVSAGLEAPVGLFSAAGMAVLVVSALLTAGYLLPIVTDGFFPGKDYIAERREVGPWMRWPLVAFAAAAVVLGLVPGAVTGWLGELAGGLFP; encoded by the coding sequence GTGCTGCTGCTGCCGATCCTGGTGCCTCTGATAGGCGGGATCTTTGTGTTCCGGCAAAAAAGTGAACAGCTCCGTGACCGGCTGGCCCTGACGGTGATCCTGGCTACGGCGGTCCTGGCAGCGGTGGCGTGCCTGCTGCCGGAGCGGCGGCTGGTGCTGCTGACCATCCAGGGGGCGCTGCACCTGGCGCTGCGGACCGACGGCCTGGCCCGGTTTTTCATGCTGCTTTGCGTCTGCATCTGGGTGCCGGTGCTGCTGTTCGCCTTCCCCTATATCCGCCACGCCGGCCGGGAGCGGCAGTTCCTGGGGTTCTACACCATGACCCTGGGTGTGCTGATGGGCCTTGCCATGGCGGCTAACTTCGTGACGCTGTACATGTTCTTTGAGGTCATGTCCCTGATCACCGTGCCGCTGGTGCTGCACACATCCACCGCCGCTGCCCGGCGGGCGGGGTTCAAGTACCTGGGCTATTCGGTGTTCGGCGCCGGTATGGCTCTGATCGGGTATTTCTTCGTGGCCTACTATCTGGCGGCGCCGGACTTCGCTGCCGGCGGCGTCATGGATCCGGCCCGGTCCGCCCAGCACCGGGAGCTGCTGCTGGCGGCATACTGCCTGATGATTGTGGGCTTCGGCGCCAAGGCGGGCATGGTGCCCATGCAGGCCTGGCTCCCCTCCGCCCACCCGGTGGCTCCGGCACCGGCTTCCGCCGTGCTCTCCGGCGTCATCACCAAGGGCGGCGTGCTGGCGGTGATCCGGGTCACCTACTACATGTTCGGGCCGGAGTTTCTCCGGGGCAGCTGGCCTCAGTATGTGCTGCTGACCCTGGCGCTGACTACGGTGTTCGTGGGGTCCATGCTGGCCTACCGGGAAAAGCAGCTCAAGCGGCGGCTGGCCTACTCCACCGTGAGCCAGGTGTCCTATGTGCTGTTCGGACTGCTGCTGCTGACCCCGGCCGGAGTCCAGGCGGCCATGACCCAGATGATCTTCCACGCCGTGGCCAAGGACGCGCTGTTCCTGGCGGCGGGCGCCATCATCTTTTCCACCAACTACACACGGGTGGACCAGCTGCGGGGCATCGGCAAGCGGATGCCGGTGAGCATGTGGTGCTTTACCCTGGCGGCGCTGTCCCTGATCGGGATTCCCCCCATGGCGGGCTTTGTCAGCAAGTGGTATCTGGTCTCCGCAGGACTGGAGGCGCCGGTGGGGCTGTTCAGCGCGGCGGGAATGGCGGTGCTGGTGGTGTCGGCCCTGCTGACGGCGGGATACCTGCTGCCCATCGTGACGGACGGTTTTTTTCCTGGAAAGGACTATATCGCCGAGCGCAGGGAAGTGGGGCCTTGGATGCGCTGGCCCCTGGTGGCCTTTGCCGCTGCGGCGGTGGTGCTGGGCCTGGTGCCCGGCGCGGTGACCGGATGGCTGGGGGAGCTGGCTGGAGGACTGTTTCCGTGA